The Nostoc sp. 'Lobaria pulmonaria (5183) cyanobiont' DNA window CCTAAAAAGATAGGGAACAGGGTCAAATGCTTATCCTGTAAGGGTTCTACTATTATTTGTTCTCTATCTTTTATAAAATAAGGATATTTAATAAAAAAGGGCTATTTCTGAGGAGACTTTAAAATACTAAAGATAGAGAACATAGAGAACATTATTATGAAACCCTTGCTATGACTATATTTGACCCTGTTCCCGACCTTGTTCTCAACCAAAGATCGGGAACAAGATAGAGAACATCGAGAACAACCAAGGATAACCCGGCGATCGCCAGTTATCCCCTAACCCCCTCCGGTATCCCTAAGATTACCGCAGGGGCTTTAGTCTATGGGGACTCATGGCAAGCGTTTAGGGGTTTAAGGGTTATTCAGTTAACCCTACAGGCTAATCTTCATTCAGATTACAGGCAGTAGCCAGCATTACATATTCTGCTGACTCTTTGACCTCATTTAAGATCCAGTCGCCTGATTCTATTTGTACCCGGTACTCAACTAGATCCTTGTTACAGTCAGCCGCACCCCTGTAAGTCTTACCGCTCTGATTGAAGTAAAAAACAACCAAACCATAAGGGGATATGGACTGGCTACCAGCAACTAAAACTGGCTCATGGTTGATCTCTTGGGCGATCGCTGGAGTGCTAGCAGTTAACAATAAACCTAAAAATAAAGCTCTATTTAACACCTGGGAATCCTTTGTCTTTCTCTTGGTTGTACCAGTCCCTCATTAAGGTCTTGTGACACATATCAGTAGCCTTAGTGCCAAAAAGAACTGGGTTGCTTCACAATCTATCACCTGGAACAGATAAAGAGCATCAGCGATAACCCTAGTTTGACTAAGTGTCTACAACAGCCGACAAGGAACCCTAATATGACCCTTAAACCCCTGAATATTCTCAAGAACCTTACCCCTGAACAAAGGGCTTTTTACAAGCTATTGACCCCTGAACAAAGACAAAGACTAATAGCGGTACTTAGGCAGCGATCGCAGGGAACCAGAAAACCAATACTAAAGCGACCCCAGGCACAGACTAAAAACTAAGTGCTAAAGTGTTGCCATTAAATATAAGGTCAGCCTACCCAGGCTAACCCAACCCAATATGTCAAGAGTAATCAAAATCATCACCACAGATGGATTAGTAGTGGAAATAGACACCACCGATGTAGATTTTATTGAGGTTCAGGAAGAGGGGCTAACCGATGATGACTACACAGAAGCGCGATATTTCCACATGGTTATGAAGGATGAGGAAGAATACCTTCTGGATGTTTTAGACAACTTAGGTTGTGAGGAGACACTGTTGAACCTTTTCCAGACCATGTAGAACCTATCGGAACAACCAAATAAGCATAACAAACTCCCTTGAAATCCAGTAAATACAACAAAGCCCCCAGAATACTCTAGGGGTTCTTTATTGGCTCCTATAGCTCCGGTAAGCTCAAAGGTACTGTGTTTCCTGCATAGTGCTTCAGGATAATCTCTGGGCTATTACCAACTAACTTAGCTACTGTGGAGACTGTTAGACCCTCAGCCAGCATCAGGGTAATAAATGTATGCCTAGTGTTATATGGGCATCTGTAGCGCTCGATTTTGCCTTCATCTAATAACCCCTGAAGTACTCCTTTGTAGTTCTTCTTACTTGTCCTGCCCCCCTTCCAGACCTGGGTAGAGAACCGGGTGTTACTGATGATTCCCCCAGTAGGACTGGTAAATACTGATTGTTCTGAGTCGGGATTAGGGGGCCGGATGGATAGTAATAGTTCTCTGACTTGGCTGTTACATGGGAACTTCCGAGCCTTGCCTGTTTTAGTCCCCTTCCTGATATTTAGCTGGCTGTCATAGGATTCTGAGAATGTGATCTGAGTGCAATCAGAGTTTATATGTTGCCATTGAATAGCGATCGCTTCCCCAGTCCGGCAACCAGTCCAGAATAAGAACTTAACAAAGGGCGCATAGTTCGGTCGGGTATCCTCAAATGCTTTGATAATGATATTCATTTCTACCCTACTAAATGGGTCGATGGCATCTGAATCATGTTTAGGTAGCTTGATGTCTTCTGACATCCCGGCGAATGGGTTATCCTTTGCCAGACCTGACCCCATAGCCCATTTACAACAGGCGGCTAAATAGGTCAGTACTCTCTTAGCTGCATTGGGTGTTAACTGAGATAATAAATAATCTCTGATGGCGATCGCCTGACCCAAGTCTTTAGTAGGTAGTGCCTTGATATGATTTGTATACTTTCTGGCATAATCGCGCCTATAAGTAGTAGAGGCTAACTGCGGTTTCATATAAGCGCAGTATTGCTCCCATAACCCCATGATGTCTGTCTGCGGTGTATTGGGCTTAACTATGGATAACTGGGGTTTTCTGTAGCTCTCTAGTTTCTCTTTATAGCGCTCAAGTGTCGGGTCTAGTTGTCCTGTGATTATTTCTTCCTCTATCCAGTTGGCTACTGAGTCTACTCGGCGGCGATTAAGCTCAGTGGCATCTAAACCAGTACTGATGATTACCTGTTTACCCAGAGGTGTTATAGACCTCGGCAATCTCAGCCTAAACTTACCCCGGAACTCTTCAACCCCTACATTACCCCTAGCTGTCCTAGCTGGCTTGGCTGTCCCCATTTGAATATCACTAACCTCTACTGTCCCCTGATGATATTCAAAATGATATTCAAAGTCAAGGGCGGTTGGTTGGATTATGGGACATAGAAGCGCTTTAGGTGCCAAAGGGTGCGAAGCTACCGGTCTGCAAAACCTCCACCCCCGGTTCAAATCCAGGTGCCGCCTTTTAAGAAAATACGTTAATTCTAACCCTTGTACAGCAAGGGTTTTATTGTTTTCTTTCACAGGAATACAGTAACCCAAAACTATCAAGTGGGGTAAAACTGGGGTAATTTGCAAGTATCATAATATGCCAGATTATGCGAAAATACATCTTTAGAGCTTGTTCCAAACCCTTCTTTACAAATCGCTGTCTTACCCTTTCAATTGTTGAGGTACTGATGTCTATGGTCGAAGCGTAGGCGTAGCCCACCGTAGGCATCGCTTGATCTATCCAACCCCCTGACTCTCGGTTAGTATCTGCCAGCAGTAACACACGCGCATGATTTATTTTATACGCAGAAGTTTTACCTGTAGTTGTCAATTTATCTAAATATGCTCTCTCTTGAGATGTTAGAGAGACAATGTATTTTTTCTTCGGCATCAGATATGCGCATTGCTTTGAGTATTTACAGATCACACTGTCCGCGTATCCCTCAATTTAAAATTTACAGACTACTAGGTCGCCACGATCGCCTTTTAGAAGCGATTCGCTGGTTAGAAACCGAACCCTCTATATTGGGGATGAGCGCTCAGATCATGGCTGTTGCCCGTAAATAGGCGGTAAAGTAGAGCGATCGCCACTAACTAAAAGCGCTTGTTGTTTTGCCAGTACTTGTTCGCGTAATAAGAGTAATTGTCTATCTCTAATGCCTTCTGCGATTAATCCTTCAACTGTTTTCATCAGATAATCAGCGCCGGAACCCAATTTTCCTGATGCGGTGGCAATGCTATTAACAGTAGTTGTGAATGGTATCTGATGAGCGTACCTGGGATGTTGGCGATTGGCAACAAAAGCGATCGCTGGAAATTCCTGCGTACCGTCAAATACCTTCACCCAACGAGCAATGTAGACACCAGCTAACATCTCTCATCGCCAAATCAGGAGTAATTCAGACGGGACATCAGCAGCAGCAATCCGATAAATAACGCCACGACAGCTACCACCGCGATCGAGTCCTAAGAGTAATCCCGGATTATCTGGAGTACCGCGACCGAGAATCATCCATGTACAGAAGCACCGATGCCAACCATAAACGATCCCAGCACGGCGCTCGACGTATGTGATTAGGGGATTCCAAATCAGCGAACCGTAGGCAAATATCCAGATATCAGAATTTGGTAGCTGTTGTTGTAGTGTTTTATGGAGCGATCGCTGTAACTCACTTTAATCCTTTGTCAACCGCCAGATGGCGAACCCAATTTCACCCGCCATCATTGTGCCGATGTTAAATAAGATGCAGCTCAAAATCATGAATGGGGCTGTGTAGTCGAATGGGTTACGAGCCGCAAAGGTGGTGATAACATCGAACACCCAAACCGCAATCACAACTAGCCCAGCGCTAGATCGCCCAACACCCACCCTCTGAGTTCTGGGTTGTCAAGAGCAAGGATTTGGCAGACTTCCCCGATTTGGTAGGTGTTTGGTACTACTTTCGTTCTTTCAATTATGCGTTGTACTACGTCTTACTTATAAGACGCTGAACTTGGACAGATACATCAGGAAAGGCTAGGGGTGAAATAGTACCTGTGGTTAATGTCAGTTCGGTTTTGTATTCCCCATTTTTTAGGTCACGAAATACTTTTAACTGCGGAGTCTTCAGGTTGACAACCCAGTATTCAACAATACCAGCCTCAGCATAAATGTCTTTTTTCTCACCTAAATCTTTGCTCAGGGTGGCTTTGGAAAATTCAATAACCCAAAAGATGTCTTCTGGGTAAGGATGGTGTTCTAAGTAGACCTCACCTAAAGGTTTGACAATCGCAACATCGGGAGCAGGTTCTGAATCGTTGGGTAAGGTAATCGGTTTGGCATCGCGGATTTTTACCCGTTCACCAAGCAGTGTGCGAAGATAATCAGCTGCTTCTGTGTTGTAGTAGGCGTGAGGTTCTCGTTCTGGGGGCATAACAATCAGGTCGCCGCGCAATAGTTCAATGGACTGGTCGTCAAAGATACCTGCCTCTATTGCTTGGTGATAACGTTTAATTGTCCATTTATAGGTAGTTACGGTCATAACCATTATTTAGCTTTTTTTCTACCAATTAGACATTCTTGTTTACTTTGATTTTAGAATGACGCATTTGCTAACGATGCAATGCTACTCAAACGTCCGCTTTTTGTCAAAGATGGAACAGCAGTCCTAGTAGGCTTCAGGGATGAGGGAGTAGTTCGAGAAAAATTAGATTTAGCGTAAACCTCTTGCCTCAAAGCCAAATCTATCATCAACTCCATATTCCCGCTCAATCAAAACCAACAGCTTCTCTTCCACAGCCGTTAAATAAGGCCGATTCAGCTTCCCCAACGACTGCAACAGACTTTTGAGTGTCTCCTCAAGTGAATCGGAATACACCCGACTGATGCGATCGCAAATTACCTGCATCTGCTCACACTCGGCAGGCAGGTAGTTGAAGGACTTCAGATGTTGCAACCCAACTGTGTACTCCCTATCCCAAGTTCTGACGGTGCAGCTAAATGCGTAATTCCATCAACGCCTTACCAGCCTCAAAAACTGCTCTCTCCACACGGCGCTCTAGGTGAAGGCGGTCGCGCTGTTCTTCTTCTGTCAACTCTGGAATTTCGACAGCAGTAATGTTAATTGTTGCTGTAGCTGGGTTTTCTTCAAAGTCTTGGTCATCTGGTGGCGTGTCGTCACTAGATGCAGCAGAAGTAGTTTTTTTGCGCTTAGAGGATGGTTTATTCACAGTAAACCAAAAAGTTTTTCCCAAAGAGCGATCGCATGGCATTATTATCCGGCTATTTGTCACCTTCACAGGGCTAGTGTGAACTATCAGCCTGACAACCAGACCTAAAAGCAATCCAGCATTAGATAATTTGAACAAAATCGGCTGGATAATGGGGGCGATCGCACTCAATTTTGCTTTGATGAATAACCCAATGATCAATGGGCTGACCATCATTAACAATAAGGGTTTGGCAATATCCCAGGAGTTAATTTGCACACCTTCCACCACTAAGGGCAGTACACATCGGCATATAAAAAATTGTGCCCAGCATTAGCAACATCATTAATCCCACCGAGAAAGCTATATTGCCTTTCACTATGTGGGCAAGTTTAGGTAGTGCTGGAGGACCTGATGCTACTGCCATGATCAGTAAGCCATCTCTTAATGGTTCGCTTAAATGTACTACTTGTAGTAACAAATATACAAAAAGCGGCACTAGCACAAAATTTGTTAGCAGGGATGATATGACTAAGCGGAGGTTGCGGAGTGGTTCCCAAATCTGACTTTTCCGGTTAAGTCTCGAAAAGCTTACTGGAAAAGGATTTAAGAAACAGCACAGCAAATACGGTACAGTAATTGAAATCGGGTGCTAAAGGTAACAAGCAATGCTGGACTGGTGGGAGAAAAATTTTGCAACCTTAGAACTAGGCGATCGCTCCTCCACAAAACTGGAATTATCAGACCCCATTTTGAACGTTCCTCCTAAAATCATCGCCATACCTTGGGGACAGGGATTGACTGTGGCTGCCAATGCGGTTGTATTGATGAATAAGAGTGCGATCGCTATTCCCTGAATGAATATTAGTGTGAGAAAGTAATGTTTTTTTCCATACCTAATATTCTCACTTTTGCTATTTCTAATTGAATGCCTGTAGTTCATCAATAAGATTCAACTTTTCTTAAAACTGA harbors:
- a CDS encoding site-specific integrase — its product is MAPKALLCPIIQPTALDFEYHFEYHQGTVEVSDIQMGTAKPARTARGNVGVEEFRGKFRLRLPRSITPLGKQVIISTGLDATELNRRRVDSVANWIEEEIITGQLDPTLERYKEKLESYRKPQLSIVKPNTPQTDIMGLWEQYCAYMKPQLASTTYRRDYARKYTNHIKALPTKDLGQAIAIRDYLLSQLTPNAAKRVLTYLAACCKWAMGSGLAKDNPFAGMSEDIKLPKHDSDAIDPFSRVEMNIIIKAFEDTRPNYAPFVKFLFWTGCRTGEAIAIQWQHINSDCTQITFSESYDSQLNIRKGTKTGKARKFPCNSQVRELLLSIRPPNPDSEQSVFTSPTGGIISNTRFSTQVWKGGRTSKKNYKGVLQGLLDEGKIERYRCPYNTRHTFITLMLAEGLTVSTVAKLVGNSPEIILKHYAGNTVPLSLPEL
- a CDS encoding Uma2 family endonuclease — translated: MTVTTYKWTIKRYHQAIEAGIFDDQSIELLRGDLIVMPPEREPHAYYNTEAADYLRTLLGERVKIRDAKPITLPNDSEPAPDVAIVKPLGEVYLEHHPYPEDIFWVIEFSKATLSKDLGEKKDIYAEAGIVEYWVVNLKTPQLKVFRDLKNGEYKTELTLTTGTISPLAFPDVSVQVQRLISKT
- a CDS encoding RNAseH domain-containing protein, translated to MQINSWDIAKPLLLMMVSPLIIGLFIKAKLSAIAPIIQPILFKLSNAGLLLGLVVRLIVHTSPVKVTNSRIIMPCDRSLGKTFWFTVNKPSSKRKKTTSAASSDDTPPDDQDFEENPATATINITAVEIPELTEEEQRDRLHLERRVERAVFEAGKALMELRI